TGCGTTGCATTACAAGGTGTGAAAGCTGTTGCATTTTTAGATAGAAGTTTGCCAGCAGGCGCAATGGGAATGCTTTTTAATGAAGGCGTGGCAGCACTTTATAGTGGGGCAAATAAACCAGTGGCTAGCAATTATATCTATGGACTTGGAGGAAGAGATTTAACGCAAAGTCATTTGCAAGAAATCATCAAAGAATTGCAAGAAAATGCAAGAGTTGGAAAATTAACACATCCAGCGCAGCAATTTATCGGGCTTAGAGGTCCAAAGCTTGGTTTTAATTAAGGAGTGCTAAATGAGTGAAATTAAAAATTTAAAACAATATTCAAGAGCTAGCGAGCGTTTTGAAGGAGCGCATCTTTTATGCCCAGGTTGTGCGCATGGAATGATTGTGCGTGAAGTATTAAATGCCACAGATTATCCTTTATTGGTAGCAACTTCTACAGGTTGTTTGGAAGTAAGCACGGCTGTGTATCCTTATACTTCTTGGGATGTGCCTTGGATTCATATTGGTTTTGAAAATAGCTCTACAGCAATTGCTGGAGCTGAGGCAATGTATAAGGCGTTAAAGCGTAAAAATAAGCTTTATAGTGATAAAGAGCCGAAGTTTGTAGCATTTGGTGGTGATGGTTCAACTTATGATATTGGATTCCAGTTTATTAGCGGTTGTTTTGAGAGAGGACACGATTTTACTTATGTGTGTTTGGACAATGAAGTGTATGCAAACACAGGTGGGCAAAGAAGTGGTTCAACTCCGCTTGGTGCTTCCACAACAACAACACCTGCAGGACGCGTAAGCTATGGAAAAAAAGATAAAAAGAAGGATCTATTATTTATTATGGCAGCTCATGGTGCACCTTATGTGGCACAAGTTGCTCCTAATAAATGGAAGGATATGAGCAAGAAAATTAAAACCGCTATTGAAACAGAAGGACCGACTTTTATTAATGCTTTGAGTGCTTGTACAACGGAGTGGAGATTTCCCGCTAATGAAACTGTTGAAATGAGTGATTTGGCAGTAGATTCTTTAGTGTTTCCGCTATTTGAAATTATTAATGGAACAGAGTTAAGGATTACTTATCGCCCCAAAAATGTTGTGCCTGTAAGGGATTATTTGGGAGCACAAGCAAGATTTAAGCATTTATTTAAACCGGAGAATGAATATTTAATCGTTGAGTGGCAAAAGCGTGTAGATGCATATTGGGAGTATCTACAAAGGCGTGAAGAGGCAAAGGTTTAAGTAGCAAATGGATTCCATAGTTGGAATCCAAAATGGATTTAGGATTTAATTGCGTTAATCACTGCTTCAAGCTGCAAGTGGTTAAATTGCTCTCCACTTTCCATATTTTTTAGTGTGCAAGTGTTTTGCTGCTCTTCTTCTTCACCTGTAATTACAACAAATTTATAGCCTTTATTATTTGCATAATTAAAAGATTTTTTAGGTTTTGTAATCTCGGGAAAAACTTCAATTTTTAATCCCTTATCGCGTAAGCTTTGAGCGACTTTATAGCCGTATTCCAAGGAGTGGAGAGGGATTAGAAGTGTATCTGCTACATTTTTATCACTTTGGATTAGATTTAGTTCTTCAAGCCCACTTAAAAGCCTATCTAATCCTATACTTGCTCCAACTCCACTTAAAGAATCTTTAGAGAAGTTTTGTGTAAGGTTATCATAACGCCCTCCTGAACAAACAGAACCAAGTGAGGGAAGTGCATTAAGCGTTGTTTCATAAACAATTCCCGTGTAATAGCCAAGTCCGCGTGCAATGGAGAGATTGATTTTATAAAACTTAGCTGGGATTAGTGGGTCTAGGATTTTACAAAGCGTGCTTAACTCATCAATTCCACTTTTTAGTGTGTGATTTAACTCCCTAAAGGCTTCTAGTTCCTTTAAGAGTTCTAACGCGCTTCCTTTTTGTATTTTAGCAATAAAGTCTAAAAGCATAGCAATGGAATCTAAATTTAGCGGAGTTTTATTTTGAAGCTCTTGTTTGACGCTCTCTTTGCCAATTTTTTCAATCTTATCAATAATTCTTAGTACTTCAATGGTGTGGTTGCTTGCATTTAGCGATTCCATTAAGCCGTTAAAAATTTTGCGGTTATTGATATGGATTGTAAAATCCCTTAATCCCAAATCAAAAAGACTTTGATAAATCACTTGTAAAATTTCAACATCTGCACCTATGCTATCTGTACCAATAAAGTCAAAATCACATTGCGTAAATTCCCTATAACGTCCCTTTTGCGCGCGTTCTCCGCGAAAAACATTGCCGATGCAATAACGCTTAAAAGGGATTCCAACTTCATTTTTATATTGTGCGATAAAACGCGCTAAAGGGACAGTTAAATCAAAACGCAACGCAACTTCTCTCTCTCCGTGGTCTAAAAAATGATACATTTCCTTTTGAATCTCATCACTTCCTTGTTTTTTTAGGATTTCAGCATATTCTAAATGCGGGGTTTCAATGGGCGCAAATCCAAATTTTTCAAAGGATTGCACGATACTTTGTAGCATTTTGGATTTCGCATAGGCTTCCTTGGGAAGTCTATCTTTAAAACCGCTTAAAGTGCGTGGTGTTACCATAATTGCTCCATTATTTTTTTTAATAAAAAAGCAAATCTTAACAAAAATATTCTAAATCTTTGCAGAATTTATGCTTAATTTAGTATTTTTTAGGTAAAATAACAGTTTTTATATTTACTTTATATAAAGGCAAAACAATGAGAAAAGGAATCCATCCAGAGTATGTTCTCTGCAAAGTAACTTGCGTTACAAGTGGAAAAGAGATTGAAGTAATGAGTGTAAAACCAGAGCTTAGAATTGATATTTCATCATTCTGTCATCCATTTTACACAGGTTCAGACAAGGTTGTTGATACAGCAGGTAGGGTTGAGAAGTTTAAGCAAAGATATAATCTAAAATAATTCACACTTGCAAATGAGCTTGTATGGTTACTTTTTTGCCCACTCCAATTGGTAACCTACAAGATATTACTCTTCATACTTTAGAGGTCTTAAAGCTTTGCGATGTGTTGCTCTGTGAAGACACAAGAGTGAGTAAAAAACTCATTACATTGCTAGTAGAGCGAGAGTTATTACCCTATAAAGACTATGTTTATTATCCCTTTCACACGCATAATCAAAATGCGTTTTTAGAGCAAAATTCACTAGAATTTTTTAACCAAAATATCGGATTTTTAAGCGATGCTGGAATGCCTTGTATTAGCGATCCGGGCGTGGAACTTGTGCGATTTTTACAAACAAATCATATCCCTTTTGAAGTTTTAGGCGGGATTAGTGCGGTTACACTTATGGCTGCATTTAGCGGAATTGTGGAGAAAGAATTTAGTTTTTTAGGCTTTCCACCGCATAAAATAAAAGAAAAGTTAGAGTTTTTTTATTCAGTTTTTAAAAGCCCCTATCCAATAATTTTATATGAGTCGCCCCATCGCTTGCTTGAAAGTTTAGAATTAATGGTGCAAGTGGATAAAAATCGGCAAGTGTTTTTAGCAAAAGAGCTAACAAAAAAACACCAAAATACATTTAAAGGGAGTTTAGAATCTGTTTTAAATGCACTAAAAGATTCTAAGAATGAAGCTTTATTAAAGGGGGAATGGGCTATGGTTGTAGATAAAGCAGAAAAGGTAGAGAATTGCTCCCTTAGTGAAGAAGCACTTTTAAGTTTGGAGATTCCTCCTAAAATTAAGGCGAAGATTTTAGCTAAAATAAAAGGCGGAAGTGCAAGTGATTATTATCAAAGCCTAGTAAAATAGGTAAAAAATTTAAGAAAAATAGGATACAATCAGTGGTCGTTTATGGTAAGCGTGTTGTGGAGTATATCCTTACAAAACATAGTGATAAAATTCAGCAAGTGCTTTTAGCAAAAGAAATTGACAAGAAGCAATTTAGAGCGTTTGCGCGACTTAATGTGCCTTTGGTGCGTGTGGATTCCAAAAAAGCACAAAGTTTAGCAAGAGGTGGTAATCATCAAGGATATTTGCTAGAAATCGCGCCTTTAGTGCCATTAGAATTTAGCACATTGAAGGCTATGAATTTTGTGCTAGTGCTTTGTGGGATTAGCGATGTAGGCAATATTGGCGCGCTCTTTCGTACGGCTTTTGTGCTAGGAGTAGATGGAATCGTAATTTGTGGATTAAAAGATTTTAAGCAAGAAGGGGTATTGCGTGCAAGCTCTGGTGCAATGCTAGATATGCCATTTTGCCTTGTGTATAATGCCTTAGATGTAGCAAATGAGTTAAAATTTGCCGGGTTTAGACTCTATGGTGCAAGTTTGAAAGGTGTAGAATCTAATGGTGTCACACAAGGTAAAAAGGCATTATTTTTAGGCGCTGAAGGTAATGGTCTTAGCGCGAAAATTTTGAAAAAAATGGATATAAATTTAACAATTGCTCAAAAAAGAGAGTTTGACTCTCTAAATGTTAGCACAGCTGGTGCAATCTTAATAGATAGGATAGTAAATGGAAGGTTTTGAAAAGTTGCAAAGTATCGGGGCAAAGGAAATTTCAAAGAATACGCATATTGCTTTAAATAAGATTCAATACATTTTGGAGCGTAATTTTAAAGAGTTAAAAGATAGTGCAACAACGCACGGATTGTTACAGATTTTAGAGCGTGAGTATCACATTAGTTTAAAAGAATGGGAAGAGGAGTATAAGGCATTTTGGGAAAATTATGATAGCTCAAATGACGAAGTAGGACCAATAGTTAATTTTAAGGTTACTCACGAAACAATTACTTCAAATGATTCTAAAAAAGGTGTGATTTTAGGGGCTCTGTTGGTTGCGCTTTTGGGGGTTGGATTCTTTGCTTTTATGAATTTTTATGGAAACTCTGTGGTTTCTAGTGAGAATGAAGAAACACAAAGTGAAGCTTCTTTAGAAAAGTTGGAATCCAAAAGTGAAGTTAATAAAGATTTCGCAAATGAAAGCAATACCACAAGCAATTTAGAAGTTACAAATCAACTTGATGCCTCTGCTTCAACTCCGATAAATGTGTTGTCGCAAGGCTTACAAAACTCTAAGGACACACAAAGTGAAGCTTCTTTAGAAAAGTTGGAATCTAAAAATACAGACTCTAATAGCTTAAGCACAGAAGCCAAACCGCAAGAAGTAGTTGTGGCGAAGGTTTCTATTATGCCTGTTCGTAATGTTTGGGTGGGAATTGTTTATTTGGATAACAAAAAACGCACTTCTTTTATGGCAGAAAAGGCGTTTGAAGTGGATTTGTTGCGTCCGCAAACAATCATTACAGGACATGGGATGTTAGAGATTGATGCAAAGGGAGAAAAATCTACATTTAATTCTGCAAATAAAATGTTTTTTATTGTGGATAAAGATGGGAATTTTAAGCAGGCTACACAAGGGCAATATGAAACAGAAACCAGGGGGTTAGGGTGGTAAAGAAAAGTATTTTTGCCCTTTTATTCTTGCTTTTTAGCACCTTTTTCATTTTTTCTGGCACCCTTTTTGCGCAAGCTTCAATGCAAAATCCAATAGATTATAGAGTAATGCAACTCTTAGGTGTGGAAGATTATAGAATTAATCAAAAGTTTATTCAGCGTCTTTTTAGTGATCAGGGCTATTTTTTAGACGGAAAGGGGCAACCAGATTTATATAAGATTTCCAAAACATTAAAACAAAATGGACTTTTAAAACTTGCTTTTAAGCAACCTATGGAGCTAGAGATTTCCTTTGTTATAGAAGAGAATCCTCAAACTTTTGTGAGTGTGCTTTATGATGTTTTAGATGCTATGGGATATTATTATTTTTTAGTGAAGCAAAGTTTGCTTGATGAGAAGAAATTTAAATTTATACTTTCTATGAATACGGAATACGCAATTGATCCTGTATTGCTACAAGAAAAATTGAGAGAATATGGTTATGGTGTGCAAGGTGTTGAGCGAACAAATCTTTCGCAGTGGAATTATCAGATCGCACTTTTATTGGAATTTAAATATCCAAAAGCAAGCGCTTTAGTCTTTAATGAATTAAATCATAAGGCAAATTTAAAAGGGGAATATTGGTATAGTATTGAGAATGGACAAGAGTTAGAGATTAAGTCTAGCAATAATGTAGTGTGGTATCCAAAAATCGTGTTTTATGATGAAAGTTTAAATATCTTAGAGATTGTAAGTAGTCAAAAACTAATGCGCCAAATCCAAAAAGAGATTCCAAAAAACACGAAATTTATCAAAATCACTGATACTTATTTGCCTATTACAATTAAAAACGGCTTAGATGTTGTATTGCAATAATTTTAAAAGGATAAGAGGTGTTTGAAGAAATAGAGTTTGAGCGTATAAAGAGATTACCAAAATATGTGTTTGCAGCAATTAATGAAATTAAGTTAAAAATGCGCCAAGATGGTGAAGATGTGATTGATTTTAGTATGGGAAATCCTGATGGCCCAACGCCTAGCCATATTATAGATAAACTTTGCGAAGCTGCACAAAAACCAAAAAATCACGGCTATTCTGCAAGTAAAGGAATCTATAAATTGCGTCTTGCCATTGCAGATACTTATGCTAGAAAATATGGCGTTAAGCTTGATCCAGATTCTCAAGTGTGTATTGCAATGGGTTCAAAAGAAGGCTATGTGCATTTGATTCAAGCAATAACAAATCCAGGAGATACCGCTATTGTTGCAGAGCCAGCTTATCCTATTCATTATTATGCATTTATTTTATCAGGGGCAAATGTTGCGACCTTTGGTTTGCAATGGAATGATAAATATGAGCTTGATGAAGATGCTTATTTTGCGGAGCTTGAAAAAACATTATGTAATACAATGCCAAAGCCAAAATTTGTTGTGACAAATTTTCCACATAATCCAACAACTGTTGTGGTGTATAAAAGCTTCTATGAACGCTTAGTAGCACTTGCTAAAAAAGAGAGATTTTATATTATTAATGATATTGCTTATGCGGATTTGAGTTTTGATGGCTATGTTGCCCCATCAATTTTTGAAGTAGAAGGAGCAATAGATGTTGCTGTAGAGTCTTACACGCTTTCAAAGAGCTATAATATGGCGGGTTGGCGTGTGGGTTGTATTGTGGGGAATACACGCTTAGTTGGTGCATTACAAAAGATTAAATCGTGGCTAGATTATGGAATCTACACACCTATACAAATTGCATCTACAATCGCCCTAAGTGGTGAACAAGAATGTGTCCAAGAGATTGCTAAAAAGTATGAAAAAAGAATGGAAGTTCTAATTGAGAGTTTTGGCACGGCTGGTTGGGAAATGCAAAAACCAAAGGCTAGTATGTTTATTTGGGCTAAGATTCCAAAATGTGCCTTGCATTTAGGGAGTATGGAATTTTCTAAACGCTTATTGCAAGAAGCTAAAATTGCGGTAAGTCCGGGTATTGGCTTTGGGAATCACGGAGATTCTTATGTGCGTATTGCTTTAATTGAAAATGAAAACAGAATCCGCCAAGCCGCTAGAAATCTTAAGAAGTTTTTAAAACAATTTGAAGCCTAATGCAATGTAGCCACTGCCACTTAGAATTTGATGAAAAGATGCTATTAAAAGTCCCTATCAATGGGCGTGATGAGTATTTTTGTTGCAAAGGTTGTGAGGGTGTGTATAGGCTCTTACACGCAGAGGGTTTGGAAGATTTTTATAACAAGCTTGGCACAAACTCGCTTGAACCTGTTAAAGATTCTAAGCAAAGCTTAGATTCCTTTGATAGCACGCCCTTTTTTGAACGCTATGTGTGCCAAAAGGACGGATATTGTGAGTTGGCTCTTATTTTGGAGAGAATCCATTGTATCGCTTGTGTGTGGCTAAATGAAAAGATTTTAGAGAAAATAAAGGGCATTATAAAGGTTAATATCAACTACACAAGCAACAAAGCTACGCTTCTTTATGATCCCAAAATCATAAAAATTTCTGAGATTATCCAAGCAATCCGAAGTATTGGCTATGATGCTCACGCCTATGATCCACGCTTGCAAGAGAGTTACGCACAAAAAGAGAAGCGTGAGTATTACATTAAAATGGTTGTTGGAATCTTTTGTGTGATGAA
The Helicobacter winghamensis ATCC BAA-430 DNA segment above includes these coding regions:
- the rsmI gene encoding 16S rRNA (cytidine(1402)-2'-O)-methyltransferase, with translation MVTFLPTPIGNLQDITLHTLEVLKLCDVLLCEDTRVSKKLITLLVERELLPYKDYVYYPFHTHNQNAFLEQNSLEFFNQNIGFLSDAGMPCISDPGVELVRFLQTNHIPFEVLGGISAVTLMAAFSGIVEKEFSFLGFPPHKIKEKLEFFYSVFKSPYPIILYESPHRLLESLELMVQVDKNRQVFLAKELTKKHQNTFKGSLESVLNALKDSKNEALLKGEWAMVVDKAEKVENCSLSEEALLSLEIPPKIKAKILAKIKGGSASDYYQSLVK
- the rlmB gene encoding 23S rRNA (guanosine(2251)-2'-O)-methyltransferase RlmB, which gives rise to MVVYGKRVVEYILTKHSDKIQQVLLAKEIDKKQFRAFARLNVPLVRVDSKKAQSLARGGNHQGYLLEIAPLVPLEFSTLKAMNFVLVLCGISDVGNIGALFRTAFVLGVDGIVICGLKDFKQEGVLRASSGAMLDMPFCLVYNALDVANELKFAGFRLYGASLKGVESNGVTQGKKALFLGAEGNGLSAKILKKMDINLTIAQKREFDSLNVSTAGAILIDRIVNGRF
- the rpmE gene encoding 50S ribosomal protein L31: MRKGIHPEYVLCKVTCVTSGKEIEVMSVKPELRIDISSFCHPFYTGSDKVVDTAGRVEKFKQRYNLK
- a CDS encoding thiamine pyrophosphate-dependent enzyme codes for the protein MSEIKNLKQYSRASERFEGAHLLCPGCAHGMIVREVLNATDYPLLVATSTGCLEVSTAVYPYTSWDVPWIHIGFENSSTAIAGAEAMYKALKRKNKLYSDKEPKFVAFGGDGSTYDIGFQFISGCFERGHDFTYVCLDNEVYANTGGQRSGSTPLGASTTTTPAGRVSYGKKDKKKDLLFIMAAHGAPYVAQVAPNKWKDMSKKIKTAIETEGPTFINALSACTTEWRFPANETVEMSDLAVDSLVFPLFEIINGTELRITYRPKNVVPVRDYLGAQARFKHLFKPENEYLIVEWQKRVDAYWEYLQRREEAKV
- the hisS gene encoding histidine--tRNA ligase, whose amino-acid sequence is MVTPRTLSGFKDRLPKEAYAKSKMLQSIVQSFEKFGFAPIETPHLEYAEILKKQGSDEIQKEMYHFLDHGEREVALRFDLTVPLARFIAQYKNEVGIPFKRYCIGNVFRGERAQKGRYREFTQCDFDFIGTDSIGADVEILQVIYQSLFDLGLRDFTIHINNRKIFNGLMESLNASNHTIEVLRIIDKIEKIGKESVKQELQNKTPLNLDSIAMLLDFIAKIQKGSALELLKELEAFRELNHTLKSGIDELSTLCKILDPLIPAKFYKINLSIARGLGYYTGIVYETTLNALPSLGSVCSGGRYDNLTQNFSKDSLSGVGASIGLDRLLSGLEELNLIQSDKNVADTLLIPLHSLEYGYKVAQSLRDKGLKIEVFPEITKPKKSFNYANNKGYKFVVITGEEEEQQNTCTLKNMESGEQFNHLQLEAVINAIKS
- a CDS encoding LL-diaminopimelate aminotransferase, translating into MFEEIEFERIKRLPKYVFAAINEIKLKMRQDGEDVIDFSMGNPDGPTPSHIIDKLCEAAQKPKNHGYSASKGIYKLRLAIADTYARKYGVKLDPDSQVCIAMGSKEGYVHLIQAITNPGDTAIVAEPAYPIHYYAFILSGANVATFGLQWNDKYELDEDAYFAELEKTLCNTMPKPKFVVTNFPHNPTTVVVYKSFYERLVALAKKERFYIINDIAYADLSFDGYVAPSIFEVEGAIDVAVESYTLSKSYNMAGWRVGCIVGNTRLVGALQKIKSWLDYGIYTPIQIASTIALSGEQECVQEIAKKYEKRMEVLIESFGTAGWEMQKPKASMFIWAKIPKCALHLGSMEFSKRLLQEAKIAVSPGIGFGNHGDSYVRIALIENENRIRQAARNLKKFLKQFEA